From the Triticum urartu cultivar G1812 unplaced genomic scaffold, Tu2.1 TuUngrouped_contig_6345, whole genome shotgun sequence genome, the window CAGGACGCCCAATTCATCGCAGCCGACCACAGACCGGCGAAACCCGCACGGCACCCTCTGCAGGTGGAAAGGATTCTTCACCCATGGAAACAATTCTTCAGGTACAGAAGGTTTATTTCATCCTTGAGGGTTGGACCAACATTTGATTTGCTGGAGGGGGGCGGCCTTGCAGGTAGGCGACGGGCGGAGCCCAGGAGGCGCCTCACCTTGATGCGCGTGGCGGGTTCCTGGAGGCGCGGAAGCACTCCTCCTGCCCGGCGGCGGGGTCATCGGCAAAGCGGCGATGGAAGGAGCCCAGGAGTCCCTCGCCTCGGCGCGCGTGCCGGGTTCCTGGAGGCGATCGAGCACGGCCGTGGCGGTGCCGTACGCTTCGTCGCCGGCGGCAAGCTTGGAGGAAAGAGAGGGGCAAGGCATCAGGAATGGAGCGGCGGCGACACCGAAGGAGGGCAGGAGGCCAacgccggcggcggcgccgaaCGAGGGCAGGAGGCCAGCGCCGGCGGCGGCTCCAATCGGTCCTCGGCGGCGGCGGATAGCCTCGGATCTCGAGGGCTGCTCGTATTGGAGTAGAGATGGGATCGAGAGGAGTCGGCAATGAAGGATGGGATCGAGGTCGCTGCTGTGGGCACGAGGGATCGATCGTATGGTTTTTTTGGCACCGGTTTTTTCGCAGGAGGGTAGCGAGTTAATGGAGGTGGGAGGATGACGAAAATAAAACGAAGGTGGGAGGATGACGAAAAAACCAGCGAAAATAAACCGCGTAGACTATTCACCAACTGCttcattaggagtagagatgCAATGGTGAAAAATATACTTACTAGGATACTCATTGCTACAGCCACTAGCTTTTGAGCACAAAGCTAAATTTACTCCATTTTTTTGTTGATTTCTGGCCAAGTCTTTTAACACTATTTCAATTGCAAAATTTTAAAAACCCAAAAAGGGAACAAACAAAAAATATCCATTTTCTCAAATAAATTACATTTGCAATAATGT encodes:
- the LOC125530477 gene encoding uncharacterized protein LOC125530477 isoform X5; protein product: MPCPSLSSKLAAGDEAYGTATAVLDRLQEPGTRAEARDSWAPSIAALPMTPPPGRRSASAPPGTRHAHQVLLWHRHNSGRVPTLQYIYRV
- the LOC125530477 gene encoding uncharacterized protein LOC125530477 isoform X1; its protein translation is MPCPSLSSKLAAGDEAYGTATAVLDRLQEPGTRAEARDSWAPSIAALPMTPPPGRRSASAPPGTRHAHQVLLWHRHNSGRVPTLQVRPAVFGRVLVLLTRILQIKFRRIWKFYTTK
- the LOC125530477 gene encoding uncharacterized protein LOC125530477 isoform X4, with the translated sequence MPCPSLSSKLAAGDEAYGTATAVLDRLQEPGTRAEARDSWAPSIAALPMTPPPGRRSASAPPGTRHAHQVLLWHRHNSGRVPTLQYIYRLGLLSLAEC
- the LOC125530477 gene encoding uncharacterized protein LOC125530477 isoform X3; this encodes MPCPSLSSKLAAGDEAYGTATAVLDRLQEPGTRAEARDSWAPSIAALPMTPPPGRRSASAPPGTRHAHQVLLWHRHNSGRVPTLQVRSSGIKMNGLSTSN
- the LOC125530477 gene encoding uncharacterized protein LOC125530477 isoform X2, whose translation is MPCPSLSSKLAAGDEAYGTATAVLDRLQEPGTRAEARDSWAPSIAALPMTPPPGRRSASAPPGTRHAHQVLLWHRHNSGRVPTLQFSGIALRMQTPILQTSSSM